A genomic segment from Actinoplanes sichuanensis encodes:
- a CDS encoding acetoacetate decarboxylase family protein, with translation MRGFFYPRTATGSSSLIPSPPWHYSGDLLTVEYRTDPARVAELLPAPLELADSDPGAVALIWADWQSCSTDRAELLDPVRSQYKEAFVVVRCKFQQQTFSRCVFIWVDKDFAVARGVHQGYPKKLGSMWQTRPHPFAHAAPQIGPGGLFGATLAAGDRRLAEAVLTLREESPTNGFVNGHPMAHHRVYPGIDSGDDAFAELISSGASEFAGGQAWRGDVDLKLFESPTEELARLEVHEVIGGYYRQVGVVWNGGATLARLA, from the coding sequence ATGCGGGGCTTCTTCTATCCGCGCACCGCCACCGGGTCCTCGAGCCTGATCCCGAGCCCGCCCTGGCACTACTCCGGTGACCTGCTCACCGTCGAGTACCGCACCGACCCGGCCCGCGTCGCCGAGCTGCTGCCGGCGCCGCTGGAACTCGCCGACTCCGACCCCGGCGCGGTCGCGTTGATCTGGGCCGACTGGCAGTCCTGCTCGACCGATCGGGCGGAACTGCTCGACCCGGTGCGCTCGCAGTACAAGGAGGCCTTCGTGGTGGTCCGCTGCAAGTTCCAGCAGCAGACCTTCTCGCGCTGCGTCTTCATCTGGGTCGACAAGGACTTCGCCGTCGCCCGCGGAGTGCACCAGGGCTACCCGAAGAAGCTCGGCAGCATGTGGCAGACCCGGCCGCACCCGTTCGCACATGCGGCGCCGCAGATCGGGCCGGGTGGCCTGTTCGGCGCGACGCTCGCGGCGGGTGACCGGCGACTGGCCGAGGCGGTGCTGACGCTGCGCGAGGAGTCACCGACCAACGGCTTCGTCAACGGGCATCCGATGGCCCATCACCGGGTCTATCCGGGGATCGACTCCGGGGACGACGCCTTCGCCGAGCTGATCTCGTCCGGTGCGAGCGAGTTCGCCGGCGGGCAGGCCTGGCGTGGCGACGTGGATCTGAAGCTCTTCGAGTCGCCGACCGAGGAGCTGGCCCGACTGGAGGTGCACGAGGTGATCGGCGGCTACTACCGGCAGGTCGGTGTGGTCTGGAACGGCGGAGCGACCCTGGCGAGGCTGGCATGA
- a CDS encoding aldehyde dehydrogenase family protein produces the protein MDHVSWIERAEAVRPPRGLWIGGEERAAATSRTIVTPRDGAALGELAWADAADADAAVAAARRAFDHGPWPRLAARERGETLLRWADLVEQHRDELALLVTLEMGKPIRHAWEIELRALIRCLRYYGGLADKIPGEAPQTVDGEIALVTREPAGVVAAVVPWNFPLTIGGWKMAPALAAGCTVVLKTAEQSPLSMQKVAALGTEAGLPAGAFNVLSGDGVTVGRRLGEHPDVDVLTFTGSTPVGRHFLRYAGDSNLKRVHLELGGKSPNIVFPDAPDLGAAAAAWAVFFNAGQMCTAGARLLVHRSVSDQVVEAVVAAADRWRPADPLLPDTVMGPLVDRRGLDRVLGRLATGIAQGGTIRCGGESRRGGSYLEPTVVTDTGPDNVLVREELFGPVLAVQTFDDEASAIELARDTEFGLAAAVWTADLGRAHRVARAMRAGTVWVNCYEEGDMSVPFGGVKLSGSGRDKSRHAMDQYTDLKTVWINHG, from the coding sequence ATGGATCACGTTTCCTGGATCGAGCGTGCGGAGGCCGTACGACCGCCGCGGGGTCTGTGGATCGGCGGAGAGGAACGCGCGGCAGCCACCTCGCGCACCATCGTCACGCCGCGTGACGGTGCCGCGCTCGGCGAGCTGGCGTGGGCGGATGCGGCCGATGCCGATGCGGCGGTCGCCGCCGCACGGCGAGCCTTCGATCACGGACCGTGGCCACGACTGGCCGCCCGGGAACGGGGTGAGACCCTGCTGCGTTGGGCGGATCTGGTCGAACAGCACCGGGACGAGCTGGCGCTGCTGGTCACGCTGGAGATGGGCAAGCCGATCCGGCACGCGTGGGAGATCGAGTTGCGGGCGCTGATCAGGTGCCTGCGGTATTACGGCGGCCTCGCCGACAAGATCCCGGGCGAGGCCCCGCAGACCGTCGACGGCGAGATCGCCCTGGTCACCCGCGAGCCGGCCGGGGTGGTGGCGGCCGTCGTGCCGTGGAACTTCCCGCTCACCATCGGCGGCTGGAAGATGGCGCCCGCCCTCGCCGCCGGATGCACCGTCGTGCTCAAGACCGCGGAACAGTCGCCGCTGTCGATGCAGAAGGTCGCCGCGCTCGGCACCGAAGCCGGACTGCCGGCCGGCGCGTTCAACGTGCTGTCCGGCGACGGCGTCACCGTCGGTAGGCGGCTCGGCGAACATCCGGACGTCGACGTGCTGACTTTCACCGGTTCCACACCTGTCGGACGGCATTTTCTGCGCTACGCCGGCGACAGCAATCTCAAACGGGTCCACCTGGAACTCGGCGGCAAATCACCGAACATCGTCTTCCCGGACGCGCCGGATCTCGGTGCGGCGGCCGCGGCGTGGGCGGTCTTCTTCAACGCCGGCCAGATGTGTACGGCCGGAGCCCGTCTCCTGGTCCACCGGTCCGTTTCTGATCAGGTCGTCGAGGCGGTGGTGGCCGCCGCGGACCGGTGGCGGCCCGCCGACCCGCTGCTGCCGGACACCGTGATGGGCCCGCTCGTCGATCGTCGTGGCCTCGACCGGGTGCTCGGGCGGCTCGCCACCGGGATCGCCCAGGGCGGCACGATCAGGTGCGGCGGAGAGTCCCGCCGCGGCGGCTCCTATCTCGAGCCGACCGTCGTCACCGACACCGGGCCCGACAACGTGCTGGTCCGGGAGGAGCTGTTCGGGCCGGTCCTGGCCGTGCAGACGTTCGACGACGAGGCGTCGGCGATCGAACTCGCCCGGGACACCGAGTTCGGCCTGGCCGCCGCGGTGTGGACGGCCGACCTGGGCCGGGCGCACCGGGTCGCCCGGGCCATGCGCGCCGGAACCGTCTGGGTCAACTGCTACGAGGAGGGCGACATGTCCGTCCCGTTCGGCGGGGTGAAGCTCTCCGGCAGTGGCCGCGACAAGTCCCGGCACGCCATGGACCAGTACACCGACCTCAAGACCGTGTGGATCAACCATGGCTAG
- a CDS encoding glutamine synthetase family protein, with amino-acid sequence MFLDPARLAETAEQLTARGIDVLRVGYADLTGAERGRDLLVTHLPRAAAGGVAFCKSVFATSPMGDVIPIDGGIGDGLPDVIAVPDLATLHDVPWEEGVAHVIADIHDADGGLCETSPRNVLKRVVDAFHTLGLDPVVGPELEFYVLEKDGSGGWRRYGEATGNVYVTGRKGDPQNILIRKLRQLDGYGLDVVAANHEFSSGQFEINLWHSAALDAADRAFRFKTAVKELSRMEDRLATFMAKPFNDEGGSGFHLHFSALDQSGGNAFSGDDGLSKLAESAIAGIIAHAPALAALNNPTVNSYKRFGPDTLAPWLIDWGLDNRSAMIRIPPERGGATRLELRLGDATANPYLAIAGMLAAALLGIRDALAPPPPLAGYGYDRSKAELLPQHLGTALDALAADTEFGALLGPQFVKTFLDYKRNELERFHRHVTDWEFREYSYHL; translated from the coding sequence GTGTTCCTCGACCCCGCTCGCCTGGCCGAGACGGCCGAACAGCTCACCGCGCGCGGCATCGACGTACTCCGGGTGGGCTACGCCGACCTGACCGGCGCCGAACGCGGCCGCGACCTGCTCGTCACCCACCTTCCCCGGGCCGCGGCCGGCGGGGTCGCGTTCTGCAAGTCGGTCTTCGCGACCAGCCCGATGGGCGACGTCATCCCGATCGACGGCGGCATCGGTGACGGCCTGCCCGACGTGATCGCCGTCCCCGACCTGGCCACCCTGCACGACGTGCCGTGGGAGGAGGGTGTCGCGCACGTGATCGCCGACATCCACGACGCCGACGGCGGTCTCTGCGAGACCAGCCCGCGCAACGTGCTGAAACGGGTGGTCGACGCGTTCCACACGCTCGGCCTCGACCCGGTCGTCGGCCCCGAGTTGGAGTTCTACGTCCTGGAGAAGGACGGGTCGGGCGGCTGGCGGCGGTACGGCGAGGCCACCGGCAACGTCTACGTCACCGGGCGCAAGGGCGACCCGCAGAACATCCTGATCCGCAAGCTGCGGCAGCTCGACGGGTACGGGCTCGACGTGGTGGCGGCCAACCACGAGTTCTCCAGCGGCCAGTTCGAGATCAACCTCTGGCATTCGGCGGCGCTCGACGCGGCCGACCGGGCGTTCCGGTTCAAGACCGCGGTCAAGGAGCTCTCCCGGATGGAGGACCGGCTCGCCACGTTCATGGCCAAGCCGTTCAACGACGAGGGCGGGTCGGGTTTCCACCTGCACTTCTCGGCACTGGATCAGTCGGGCGGGAACGCCTTCTCCGGTGACGACGGCCTGTCCAAGCTCGCCGAGTCGGCCATCGCCGGGATCATCGCGCACGCGCCCGCTCTCGCCGCACTGAACAACCCGACGGTCAACTCGTACAAGCGGTTCGGGCCGGACACGCTCGCGCCCTGGCTGATCGACTGGGGGCTGGACAACCGCAGCGCCATGATCCGGATCCCACCCGAGCGCGGTGGCGCGACCCGCCTCGAACTCCGCCTGGGCGACGCGACCGCGAACCCGTACCTCGCCATCGCCGGCATGCTCGCCGCGGCGCTGCTCGGCATCCGCGACGCCCTCGCTCCACCGCCCCCGCTCGCCGGTTACGGATACGACCGGTCCAAGGCCGAACTCCTGCCGCAGCACCTCGGGACGGCCCTCGACGCGCTGGCGGCGGACACCGAGTTCGGCGCGCTGCTCGGTCCCCAATTCGTCAAGACCTTCCTCGACTACAAGCGCAACGAGCTGGAAAGGTTCCATCGGCACGTCACCGACTGGGAGTTCCGCGAATACTCGTACCACCTCTGA
- a CDS encoding fumarylacetoacetate hydrolase family protein, translating to MRETRRILLDGTAVDVVRHGDTLVAGDGRSIGVDEARHLPPVAPSKIICVHLNYSSRVAEMMTKLPPAPTYFHKPISALNAHGSAVVRPLGCKWLNYEGEIGIVIGRTARNISPAEAGDYIRGYTVGNDYGLHDFRDTDSGSMLRVKGADTLCPLGPGVVEGWDFRGKGIRTLVNGVAKQDGNTDEMKWDMHYLVADIARTITLQPGDVLLSGTPAISRTVYPGDVVEVEVEGLGLLRNKIIEGPSGVRTDVGAQPTESEEVLSTAQGGDWEFRGIRKPDLSKTF from the coding sequence GTGAGAGAGACCCGCCGCATCCTGCTCGACGGCACCGCTGTCGACGTCGTCCGCCACGGGGACACGCTGGTCGCCGGGGACGGCCGGTCGATCGGCGTGGACGAGGCCCGACACCTCCCGCCGGTCGCCCCGTCGAAGATCATCTGCGTCCATCTGAACTACTCGTCGCGGGTCGCCGAGATGATGACGAAACTGCCGCCCGCGCCGACCTACTTCCACAAGCCGATCTCCGCGCTGAACGCGCACGGCTCGGCCGTCGTCCGACCGCTGGGCTGCAAGTGGCTCAACTACGAGGGCGAGATCGGCATCGTCATCGGCCGGACCGCCCGCAACATCTCCCCCGCCGAGGCCGGCGACTACATCCGCGGCTACACCGTCGGCAACGACTACGGGTTGCACGACTTCCGGGACACCGACTCCGGGTCGATGCTGCGGGTCAAGGGCGCCGACACGCTCTGCCCGCTCGGCCCGGGCGTGGTCGAGGGCTGGGACTTCCGCGGCAAGGGCATCCGCACGCTCGTCAACGGCGTCGCCAAACAGGACGGCAATACCGACGAGATGAAGTGGGACATGCACTACCTCGTCGCCGACATCGCCCGCACGATCACCCTCCAGCCCGGGGACGTGCTGCTCTCCGGCACTCCGGCGATCTCCCGGACGGTCTACCCCGGCGACGTCGTCGAGGTCGAGGTGGAAGGGCTCGGGTTGCTTCGCAACAAGATCATTGAGGGCCCGTCGGGGGTACGGACCGACGTCGGCGCCCAGCCGACCGAAAGTGAGGAGGTGCTCTCCACCGCTCAGGGCGGCGACTGGGAGTTCCGGGGCATCCGCAAGCCCGACCTGTCGAAGACGTTCTGA
- a CDS encoding aldehyde dehydrogenase family protein has protein sequence MTFIEVEGVKVDTRHWIGGRRIASDQTFSDFSPIDEAYLGDIAAGGETEVNAAVAAAREAFPAWAARTAPERGAVLRRIADGIEDRLEDLARVETRDNGSLLRSHRRGVMPRVAMNFRFFADYAERLRHPDMEVRGHRQKITYDPAGVTAVITPWNAPLMLATWRIGPALAAGNTVVLKPPEWAPLTASLLAEITHDAGLPAGVLNVVQGTGREAGAPLTRHPGINRLSFTGSVPTAGAVAAAAAPNIVPLSFELGGKSPLLVLEDADLDLAVRLAVEQFDNAGQVCLGAFRLIVHESLATEFLDRLVTRAKALVQGDPRDERTDVSALISRAHFDRVSGFVERAEARVVLGGGPNEELGGLYFRPTILVDPKPGSEIVTEEVFGPVLTMQTFATEDEGFAMANDTRFGLAATLVTADPSKAARLNAGTVWVNCFFVRDLGAPFGGNGRSGIGREGGTWSFDFYCDVKNTVIAPEEA, from the coding sequence ATGACATTCATCGAGGTCGAGGGCGTCAAGGTCGACACCCGGCACTGGATCGGCGGCCGCCGGATCGCCTCGGATCAGACATTCTCCGATTTCTCGCCGATCGACGAGGCGTACCTCGGCGACATCGCGGCCGGCGGAGAGACCGAAGTGAACGCCGCGGTGGCAGCCGCCCGGGAGGCCTTTCCGGCCTGGGCCGCCCGCACAGCGCCGGAAAGGGGCGCGGTCCTCCGGCGGATCGCCGACGGCATCGAGGACCGGCTGGAAGACCTGGCCCGGGTCGAGACCAGGGACAACGGCTCGCTGCTGCGCTCACACCGGCGCGGCGTGATGCCCCGGGTGGCGATGAACTTCCGGTTCTTCGCCGACTACGCCGAACGACTTCGACACCCGGACATGGAGGTACGCGGACACCGGCAGAAGATCACCTACGATCCGGCCGGCGTCACCGCGGTCATCACTCCGTGGAACGCCCCCCTGATGCTGGCCACCTGGCGGATCGGCCCGGCACTGGCCGCGGGGAACACCGTGGTGCTGAAGCCACCGGAATGGGCGCCCCTGACCGCCTCCCTGCTCGCCGAGATCACCCACGACGCCGGACTGCCGGCGGGCGTGCTCAACGTCGTACAGGGAACCGGTCGGGAAGCCGGCGCACCGCTGACCCGCCACCCGGGCATCAACCGGCTGTCCTTCACCGGGTCGGTGCCGACGGCCGGGGCCGTCGCGGCCGCGGCGGCGCCCAACATCGTGCCGCTCTCGTTCGAGTTGGGCGGCAAGTCGCCGCTGCTCGTCCTCGAGGACGCCGACCTGGACCTGGCCGTGCGACTGGCGGTCGAGCAGTTCGACAACGCCGGCCAGGTGTGTCTGGGCGCGTTCCGCCTGATCGTGCACGAGTCACTCGCGACCGAGTTTCTGGACCGGCTCGTCACCAGGGCGAAAGCGCTGGTCCAGGGTGATCCCCGGGACGAGCGGACCGACGTGAGCGCGCTGATCAGCCGGGCGCACTTCGACCGGGTCAGCGGCTTCGTCGAACGGGCCGAGGCACGGGTGGTCCTCGGCGGCGGCCCCAACGAGGAACTGGGCGGCCTCTACTTCCGGCCGACGATCCTGGTCGATCCGAAGCCGGGCAGCGAGATCGTCACCGAGGAGGTGTTCGGGCCGGTGCTGACCATGCAGACGTTCGCCACCGAGGACGAGGGCTTCGCGATGGCCAACGACACCAGGTTCGGACTGGCCGCGACACTCGTCACCGCCGACCCGTCGAAGGCGGCCCGGCTGAACGCCGGAACGGTCTGGGTGAACTGCTTCTTCGTCCGCGACCTGGGCGCGCCGTTCGGCGGCAACGGGCGGTCCGGGATCGGGCGGGAGGGCGGCACCTGGTCGTTCGACTTCTACTGCGACGTCAAGAACACCGTCATCGCACCCGAGGAGGCCTGA
- a CDS encoding cytochrome P450: MTVPLEDVDLDDLDRFANDEAWGQFDTLRRDSPVHWTPSSLGDGYWSVTRYADIATVDRDPATFTSMKFVNLEDVDDDLQDLRRSILETDGTRHTALRKLIQREFSARNLRQYEDFLRGLTRVTVDNALALGGFDFVKEVSADFPIQVLARLLDVPESDTGQLIDWGNQLIGNTDPDYSEFLLTDPGSDRYKHLPFRSPASIEVFEYGRELARERRGGDGRDLVSVLVNRVPEDGEPLTATDFDNYFLLLVVAGNETTRHTISHAMHALISNPAQLALLRDQPELIPGAVEEFLRWASPVYHFRRTATRDVELGGKQIREGDKVVMWFASGNRDDTVFDDPYRFDVTRKNVDHLSFGRGGPHLCLGNSLARLEIRLMFEELIPRITDAHLDGEVRRVRSNFVNGIKTLPVRLTPA; encoded by the coding sequence ATGACGGTGCCACTGGAGGACGTCGACCTGGACGACCTGGACCGGTTCGCGAACGACGAGGCCTGGGGGCAGTTCGACACCCTGCGCCGTGACTCACCGGTGCACTGGACCCCATCGTCGCTGGGTGACGGGTACTGGTCGGTGACCCGGTACGCCGACATCGCCACCGTCGACCGCGACCCGGCCACCTTCACGTCGATGAAGTTCGTGAACCTGGAGGACGTCGACGACGACCTCCAGGACCTGCGCCGCTCGATCCTGGAGACCGACGGCACCCGGCACACCGCGCTGCGCAAACTGATCCAGCGCGAGTTCAGCGCCCGCAACCTGCGCCAGTACGAGGACTTCCTGCGCGGTCTCACCCGGGTCACGGTGGACAACGCGCTCGCTCTCGGCGGCTTCGACTTCGTCAAGGAGGTCAGCGCCGACTTCCCGATCCAGGTGCTGGCCCGGCTGCTCGACGTGCCCGAGTCGGACACCGGGCAGCTGATCGACTGGGGCAATCAGCTGATCGGCAACACCGACCCGGATTACTCGGAGTTCCTGCTCACCGACCCGGGCAGTGACCGGTACAAACACCTGCCGTTCCGGTCACCGGCCTCGATCGAGGTCTTCGAGTACGGCCGCGAGCTGGCCCGTGAGCGCCGCGGCGGCGACGGCCGTGACCTGGTCAGCGTCCTGGTCAACCGGGTGCCCGAGGACGGTGAGCCGCTCACCGCGACCGACTTCGACAACTACTTCCTGCTGCTGGTCGTGGCCGGCAACGAGACCACCCGGCACACCATCAGCCACGCCATGCACGCGCTCATCAGCAACCCGGCGCAACTGGCGCTGTTGCGTGACCAGCCGGAACTGATCCCCGGCGCGGTCGAGGAGTTTCTGCGCTGGGCGTCACCGGTCTACCACTTCCGGCGGACGGCCACCCGCGACGTCGAACTCGGCGGAAAGCAGATCCGCGAAGGTGACAAGGTCGTCATGTGGTTCGCCTCCGGCAACCGCGACGACACGGTCTTCGACGACCCGTACCGCTTCGACGTGACCCGGAAGAACGTCGACCACCTGTCGTTCGGCCGCGGCGGCCCGCACCTCTGCCTCGGCAACAGCCTGGCCCGCCTGGAGATCCGCCTGATGTTCGAGGAGCTGATCCCGCGCATCACCGACGCGCACCTGGACGGCGAGGTCCGCCGGGTCCGCAGCAACTTCGTCAACGGCATCAAGACTCTGCCGGTACGGCTGACGCCCGCCTGA
- a CDS encoding helix-turn-helix domain-containing protein yields MTVAAGLLRRTDLTAGTVAGRVGYRSEFAFAAAFKRRFGMPPGRYRRRPGGADQEIDW; encoded by the coding sequence ATGACCGTGGCGGCCGGGCTGCTGCGGCGGACCGACCTGACGGCCGGCACCGTGGCCGGGCGGGTCGGCTACCGGTCGGAGTTCGCGTTCGCGGCGGCGTTCAAGCGCCGGTTCGGGATGCCGCCGGGCCGGTACCGTCGCCGGCCCGGCGGCGCCGATCAGGAGATCGACTGGTAG
- a CDS encoding DODA-type extradiol aromatic ring-opening family dioxygenase — MGEIVGAGLIAHVPTIVLPEETRRELNNGRESTLVTGLQQLRKEVFDVVDYDTVVVLDSHWATTVEFVVTAQERRHGLFTSEELPRGMCRRPYDFRGDPDLAHLIAGKADDHGTWITPIDDDHLPIFYATTNVWEFLGQGLPDKRWISIGVCQTADTEDNLRLGRALGDAIRESDRKVLLIASGAMSHTFWPLRQLRDHEAAGVEHIFTPEAYAADMERLDWFTAGDHRRVLDTMPEYYRFKPEARFGHYLMMLGALGEGDCTARGRQYGEYENSVGTGQVHVWFDGPFPAPQRTSL, encoded by the coding sequence ATGGGCGAGATCGTCGGGGCCGGGCTGATCGCCCACGTGCCCACCATCGTGCTGCCCGAGGAAACCCGCCGGGAGCTGAACAACGGCCGGGAGAGCACCCTGGTCACCGGCCTCCAGCAGCTGCGGAAGGAGGTCTTCGACGTCGTCGACTACGACACCGTCGTGGTGCTCGACTCGCACTGGGCGACCACCGTCGAGTTCGTCGTCACCGCCCAGGAACGGCGGCACGGGCTGTTCACCTCGGAGGAGTTGCCGCGCGGAATGTGCCGGCGACCCTACGATTTCCGGGGCGACCCGGACCTCGCACACCTGATCGCCGGCAAGGCGGACGACCACGGCACCTGGATCACCCCGATCGACGACGACCACCTGCCGATCTTCTACGCCACCACGAACGTGTGGGAGTTCCTCGGGCAGGGGCTGCCGGACAAGCGGTGGATCTCCATCGGGGTGTGCCAGACCGCCGACACCGAGGACAACCTGCGCCTCGGCCGGGCCCTCGGCGACGCGATCCGGGAGTCCGACCGGAAGGTGCTGCTGATCGCCTCGGGGGCCATGTCGCACACCTTCTGGCCGCTTCGGCAGCTGCGCGATCACGAGGCGGCCGGGGTGGAACACATCTTCACCCCGGAGGCGTACGCCGCCGACATGGAACGACTCGACTGGTTCACCGCCGGGGACCACCGGCGGGTGCTGGACACCATGCCGGAGTACTACCGGTTCAAGCCGGAGGCCCGGTTCGGGCACTACCTGATGATGCTCGGCGCGCTCGGTGAGGGCGACTGCACCGCGCGCGGCAGGCAGTACGGCGAGTACGAGAACTCCGTCGGCACCGGCCAGGTCCACGTCTGGTTCGACGGCCCCTTCCCCGCTCCGCAAAGGACTTCACTGTGA
- a CDS encoding MarR family winged helix-turn-helix transcriptional regulator, which produces MTDQYSLVATERAARAHMEQLDPALDFESAQAVASIYRAANAVRAHVTNEVLRPVDLSWTGFVVLWVVWIWDGLETRHAAEAAAISKGTLTGVVKTLESRGLLTKQQRQDDRRLVDLRLTPAGIDLMKELFPRFNAIESRVVSGLSERRKKDLTASLRTIVTDIEDLKDKQP; this is translated from the coding sequence ATGACGGACCAGTACTCGCTCGTGGCGACCGAGCGGGCCGCGCGCGCCCACATGGAGCAGCTCGACCCGGCCCTCGACTTCGAGTCGGCGCAGGCCGTCGCCAGCATCTACCGGGCCGCGAACGCCGTCCGGGCGCACGTCACCAACGAGGTCCTGCGCCCGGTCGACCTCAGCTGGACGGGTTTCGTGGTGCTCTGGGTCGTCTGGATCTGGGACGGCCTGGAGACCCGGCACGCCGCCGAGGCCGCCGCCATCTCCAAGGGCACGCTCACCGGCGTCGTCAAGACCCTGGAGAGTCGCGGTCTACTCACCAAGCAGCAGCGCCAGGACGATCGGCGACTCGTCGACCTGCGCCTCACCCCGGCCGGCATCGACCTGATGAAAGAGCTCTTCCCACGATTCAACGCGATCGAATCGCGCGTGGTCAGCGGCCTGTCCGAGCGCCGGAAAAAGGACCTCACGGCGTCCCTGCGCACCATCGTCACCGATATCGAAGACCTGAAAGATAAACAACCTTAA
- a CDS encoding gamma-glutamyl-gamma-aminobutyrate hydrolase family protein, translating to MARPVIAVPARFSASASALRYRAEVAASALVEAIFEAGGEPVVIHPAIAADDEVRARLAVADGVLLPGGGDLAARWYGQADHPSLYDVDQVQDTFDLAVARVAIDGGVPLLSICRGTQVVNVARGGDLIQDMPVPHRHLIHEVGGQTVSCYHHQALGRLGKDLEVTARAADGTVEAIRLSGRFGWYRGVQWHPEDTGSPLFAELVDAAAAHAG from the coding sequence ATGGCTAGACCGGTGATCGCCGTACCGGCCCGGTTCTCGGCGAGCGCCTCGGCGCTGCGGTACCGGGCCGAGGTGGCCGCGTCCGCCCTGGTGGAGGCGATCTTCGAGGCGGGCGGCGAGCCGGTGGTGATCCATCCGGCGATCGCCGCGGACGACGAGGTCCGGGCCCGGCTCGCCGTCGCCGACGGCGTGCTGCTGCCCGGCGGTGGCGACCTGGCCGCCCGCTGGTACGGGCAGGCCGATCACCCCTCGCTCTACGACGTCGACCAGGTGCAGGACACGTTCGACCTGGCCGTGGCCCGGGTGGCGATCGACGGCGGGGTGCCGCTGCTGTCGATCTGCCGGGGCACCCAGGTGGTCAACGTGGCCCGCGGCGGTGACCTGATCCAGGACATGCCGGTGCCGCACCGCCACCTGATCCACGAGGTCGGCGGGCAGACCGTGTCCTGCTACCACCATCAGGCGCTCGGCCGGCTCGGCAAGGACCTGGAGGTCACCGCCCGGGCCGCCGACGGCACCGTCGAGGCGATCCGGTTGTCCGGCCGTTTCGGCTGGTACCGGGGTGTCCAGTGGCATCCCGAGGACACCGGTTCACCCCTGTTCGCCGAGCTGGTCGACGCCGCTGCGGCGCACGCCGGGTAG